Proteins encoded in a region of the Streptomyces sp. PCS3-D2 genome:
- a CDS encoding LLM class F420-dependent oxidoreductase yields the protein MDLRIFTEPQQGASYDTLLTVAKATEDLGFDAFFRSDHYLRMGAADGLPGPTDAWITLAGLARETTRIRLGTLMTAGTFRLPGVLAIQVAQVDQMSGGRIELGLGAGWFEEEHKAYGIPFPADRMSRLEEQLAIVTGLWATAPGATFDYTGVHYRVENSPALPKPAQHRVPLLVGGHGARRTPRLAARYADEFNMPFASIADSERQFGRVREAAVQAGRKPDDLVYSNALVVCVGKDDAEVARRAAAIGRDVDELRANGLAGSPAEVVEKIGAYGAVGSSRVYLQLLDLDDLDHLELISARVLPQLH from the coding sequence ATGGATCTTCGCATTTTCACCGAGCCCCAGCAGGGCGCGAGCTACGACACCCTCCTGACCGTCGCCAAGGCCACCGAGGACCTCGGCTTCGATGCGTTCTTCCGCTCCGACCACTACCTGCGGATGGGAGCCGCCGACGGCCTGCCCGGCCCCACCGACGCCTGGATCACCCTCGCCGGGCTGGCCCGCGAGACCACAAGGATCCGTCTCGGCACCCTGATGACGGCCGGCACCTTCCGGCTGCCCGGCGTCCTGGCCATCCAGGTGGCCCAGGTCGACCAGATGTCCGGCGGCCGCATCGAGCTGGGCCTGGGCGCCGGCTGGTTCGAGGAGGAGCACAAGGCCTACGGCATTCCCTTCCCGGCGGACCGGATGTCCCGGCTGGAGGAACAGCTGGCCATCGTCACCGGGCTGTGGGCCACCGCGCCGGGCGCCACCTTCGACTACACGGGCGTCCACTACCGGGTGGAGAACTCGCCCGCGCTCCCCAAGCCCGCCCAGCACCGGGTCCCGCTCCTCGTGGGTGGCCACGGGGCCAGGCGCACCCCGCGTCTCGCCGCGCGGTACGCCGACGAGTTCAACATGCCCTTCGCGTCGATCGCCGACAGCGAGCGGCAGTTCGGCCGGGTCAGGGAGGCCGCAGTGCAGGCCGGTCGGAAGCCCGACGACCTCGTCTACTCCAACGCCCTCGTGGTCTGCGTGGGCAAGGACGACGCCGAGGTGGCCCGCCGGGCCGCCGCCATCGGCCGCGACGTGGACGAGCTCAGGGCCAACGGCCTGGCCGGCTCCCCGGCCGAGGTCGTGGAGAAGATCGGCGCGTACGGCGCCGTCGGCTCCTCCCGCGTCTACCTCCAGCTGCTCGACCTCGACGACCTGGACCACCTGGAGCTGATCTCGGCCCGGGTGCTCCCCCAGCTCCACTAG
- a CDS encoding DUF6099 family protein has product MDAVRLIAAGRHALAQSGAAWDIVGEAWQAQALAQGIGSWLAVTGPPELRSEARGLGEAGGRGCGVLDRAALRGEGSAPEYPPRAAQLSVVADVRQVLLGLQALLGEVGIALVGVACGTDDEALYWQCIESIDAADESSDRVRAILRRMTVRERGSASGVA; this is encoded by the coding sequence ATGGATGCGGTACGGCTCATCGCGGCCGGCCGGCACGCGCTGGCACAGAGCGGGGCTGCGTGGGACATCGTGGGCGAGGCCTGGCAGGCCCAGGCGCTCGCACAGGGAATCGGGAGCTGGCTGGCGGTCACCGGGCCGCCTGAGCTGAGATCGGAGGCGCGGGGACTGGGGGAAGCGGGTGGCAGAGGATGCGGGGTACTGGACCGGGCGGCCCTGCGCGGCGAGGGCAGCGCGCCCGAGTACCCGCCGCGAGCCGCACAGCTGAGCGTGGTGGCGGATGTCCGCCAGGTGCTCCTCGGGCTCCAGGCACTCCTGGGCGAAGTGGGGATAGCCCTGGTGGGGGTGGCCTGCGGCACGGACGACGAGGCCCTGTACTGGCAGTGCATAGAGTCGATCGATGCGGCTGACGAGTCCAGCGACCGGGTGCGGGCCATCCTGCGCCGCATGACGGTGCGCGAGCGGGGGTCCGCCTCGGGCGTGGCCTGA
- a CDS encoding nucleotide pyrophosphohydrolase codes for MNETQESRQPERPPAERLDLLQRRLVQFAAARGWQPYHTPKNLAVALSVEASELVEIFQWLTPEQSAKVMEEPDSAHRVADEVADVLAYLLQFCEVLGVDVLDALAAKIERNELRFPVTGGPTPNRHSSE; via the coding sequence ATGAACGAGACGCAGGAGTCCCGGCAGCCCGAACGGCCCCCCGCGGAACGGCTGGACCTGTTGCAGCGCAGGCTCGTGCAGTTCGCGGCGGCGCGCGGCTGGCAGCCGTACCACACGCCCAAGAACCTGGCGGTGGCGCTGAGCGTGGAGGCCTCCGAACTGGTCGAGATCTTCCAGTGGCTGACACCGGAGCAGTCGGCGAAGGTCATGGAGGAACCGGACTCCGCCCATCGCGTGGCCGATGAGGTCGCCGACGTGCTCGCGTATCTGCTGCAGTTCTGTGAGGTTCTCGGGGTGGATGTGCTGGATGCGCTCGCCGCGAAGATCGAGAGGAATGAACTGCGCTTCCCCGTAACGGGTGGTCCGACACCGAATCGTCACTCTTCGGAGTGA
- a CDS encoding ATP-binding protein, protein MDATAVALGDTRTDSPATGPVGGPPPFPAAPAPSPAPSPPDGRDAPAAPLPGGPEAACSGAPGPGPAVTAADPTVAPLPADPAPASPQAARRGGARPADAANRPPHLRPVVTELRLSAFGRHRGAAFPVGSVTLFAGPSGSGKSQVLAAYEALAGLGAGATVEEAFPDPAARIPEGALPDAQHRRGFRLGCTVDGPAGPVRLDLAVQAEPTLRIVGERLTQDGQILFATALRDPGRRSVQAAWLTGGAVGVTRAPLPDDRLGTALLPLRVAGSTAGQRKVLTASEQVIVALRSVFACDPRPEWMRAPVPRGEGRLLGDCANLADVLRRTRHECGTRHALLAEAARTGCAGPVAALDVRAPEGGAVTAVLDRGPGRPATELARLGAGELRFLALALVLLTGPGVLDMDPAAELLAAQQALTVLADGLDRDLDGRQGAELLRLALLSCGRGHVRLVAAVGEGTAAAARHLPGVSVVDLSA, encoded by the coding sequence ATGGACGCCACCGCCGTCGCGTTGGGCGACACCCGTACCGATTCCCCCGCGACCGGACCGGTCGGCGGACCGCCGCCGTTTCCGGCCGCGCCCGCGCCCTCGCCCGCGCCCTCGCCGCCCGACGGGCGGGACGCCCCGGCGGCTCCCCTCCCCGGCGGTCCCGAGGCGGCGTGTTCCGGCGCCCCGGGACCCGGCCCCGCTGTCACGGCGGCCGATCCCACGGTGGCGCCGCTTCCGGCCGACCCCGCTCCGGCTTCTCCGCAGGCGGCCCGCCGCGGCGGCGCCCGGCCCGCCGACGCGGCAAACCGGCCCCCGCATCTGCGTCCCGTCGTCACTGAGTTGCGACTGTCCGCCTTCGGGCGGCACCGGGGCGCGGCCTTTCCGGTCGGGTCCGTCACCCTCTTCGCCGGCCCGAGCGGCAGCGGCAAGTCCCAGGTCCTGGCCGCCTACGAGGCGTTGGCCGGGCTCGGCGCGGGCGCCACCGTCGAGGAGGCATTCCCCGATCCCGCCGCCCGGATCCCCGAAGGGGCCCTCCCCGACGCCCAGCACCGGCGCGGGTTCCGCCTCGGGTGCACGGTCGACGGGCCCGCCGGTCCGGTCCGGCTCGACCTCGCCGTCCAGGCCGAACCCACCCTGCGGATCGTCGGGGAACGGCTCACGCAGGACGGGCAGATCCTGTTCGCCACCGCCCTGCGCGACCCCGGCCGGCGTTCGGTGCAGGCCGCCTGGCTGACCGGCGGCGCCGTCGGCGTCACCCGGGCCCCGCTGCCCGACGATCGCCTCGGCACCGCGCTGCTCCCGCTGCGGGTCGCGGGCTCCACGGCCGGCCAGCGGAAGGTGCTGACCGCCTCCGAGCAGGTGATCGTGGCCCTGCGCTCGGTGTTCGCCTGCGACCCCCGCCCGGAGTGGATGCGCGCGCCCGTCCCCCGGGGCGAGGGCCGGCTGCTGGGCGACTGCGCCAACCTGGCCGACGTACTGCGCCGTACCCGCCACGAGTGCGGTACCCGCCACGCCCTGCTGGCCGAGGCCGCCCGTACCGGCTGCGCGGGACCCGTCGCCGCCCTGGACGTGAGGGCTCCCGAAGGCGGCGCCGTCACCGCGGTGCTGGACCGCGGACCCGGCCGGCCCGCCACGGAACTGGCCCGGCTCGGCGCGGGCGAACTCCGCTTCCTGGCACTGGCGCTGGTCCTGCTCACCGGACCGGGCGTACTGGACATGGACCCGGCCGCCGAACTGCTCGCCGCGCAGCAGGCGCTGACCGTGCTGGCCGACGGCCTCGACCGCGACCTCGACGGCAGGCAGGGCGCCGAACTGCTGCGGCTGGCGCTGCTGTCCTGCGGCCGGGGCCACGTCCGGCTGGTGGCGGCCGTGGGGGAGGGGACCGCGGCCGCCGCCCGCCACTTGCCGGGCGTATCGGTGGTAGACCTGTCGGCATGA
- a CDS encoding cell division protein SepF, producing the protein MSRYDVTDEQWEGLAQVVPLRSRNEWPSRVDHRTIPKSPGAAAAEQRRFVVIRVQIFADAREVAEYLIAQIPVLLDLTGADSEVAKRILDFSSGVVFGLGSGMHRVDRNVFLLAPVGTEVEGIAAAAVPRS; encoded by the coding sequence GTGAGCAGGTACGACGTCACCGATGAACAGTGGGAGGGGCTCGCGCAGGTGGTACCGCTGCGCAGTCGCAACGAGTGGCCCTCCCGGGTGGACCACCGCACGATTCCCAAGTCGCCCGGGGCGGCCGCGGCGGAGCAGCGGCGCTTCGTGGTGATCAGAGTCCAGATCTTCGCGGACGCGCGGGAGGTCGCCGAGTACCTGATCGCGCAGATCCCGGTCCTGCTCGACCTCACCGGCGCGGACAGCGAAGTGGCCAAGCGGATCCTCGACTTCAGCAGTGGGGTGGTCTTCGGGCTGGGCAGCGGGATGCACCGGGTGGATCGGAACGTCTTCCTGCTCGCGCCCGTGGGGACCGAGGTCGAGGGGATCGCGGCCGCGGCCGTCCCCCGATCGTAG
- a CDS encoding DUF2470 domain-containing protein: MRLFGDPTTPAALPTAAERIRSVLTAAHSMTVTTDGLRTEVRHLDGGDPMGRLHLHPAEPGGHAEHRPAIRLEFTDVAPTPVRDRVRARVTVLGRLLTPHSDLSPGSGAESVCMEFDRAVLETADGIAHVGLEELDRADPDPLAAHEAGMLTHLLDDHHDLVTLLLRLVRPHPTAAVVRALPLAMDRYGITLRLEERRGHRDVRLAFPSPLTHVEQSGAQIQALFSAARRRSHRNTLPA, encoded by the coding sequence ATGCGCCTGTTCGGTGACCCCACGACCCCGGCCGCCCTGCCCACCGCCGCCGAGCGGATCCGGTCGGTCCTGACCGCCGCCCACTCCATGACGGTGACCACCGACGGCCTGCGCACCGAAGTCCGGCACCTCGACGGCGGCGACCCCATGGGCCGCCTGCACCTGCACCCCGCCGAGCCCGGCGGCCACGCGGAACACCGGCCCGCGATCCGGCTGGAGTTCACCGACGTCGCACCCACCCCCGTCCGGGACCGGGTGCGCGCCCGCGTCACCGTGCTCGGCCGGCTGCTCACCCCCCACTCCGACCTGTCCCCCGGGTCCGGCGCCGAGTCGGTCTGCATGGAGTTCGATCGGGCCGTGCTGGAGACCGCCGACGGGATCGCCCACGTCGGCCTGGAGGAGCTCGACCGGGCCGACCCCGACCCGCTCGCCGCGCACGAGGCGGGCATGCTCACGCACCTCCTCGACGACCACCACGACCTCGTGACCCTGCTGCTGCGCCTGGTCCGGCCGCACCCCACGGCCGCGGTCGTGCGTGCCCTGCCGCTGGCCATGGACCGCTACGGGATCACCCTGCGGCTGGAGGAGCGGCGCGGCCACCGCGACGTACGGCTGGCCTTCCCCTCGCCCCTCACCCACGTCGAGCAGTCGGGCGCCCAGATCCAGGCGCTCTTCAGCGCGGCGCGCAGGCGCTCGCACCGCAACACGCTGCCGGCCTGA